The Stigmatella aurantiaca genome includes the window GCAGTACTTCTGGCACCGCTTCTTCAGCCACCAGCCGGACCTCAACTACGACAACCCGGAAGTGCAGGAGGCCATGCTGGATGTCATGCGCTTCTGGCTGAACATGGGCGTGGACGGGTTCCGCTGCGACGCGGTGCCCTACCTGTTCGAGCGCGAGGGCACCAACTGCGAGAACCTCCCGGAGACGCACGCCTTCCTCAAGCGCCTGCGAAAGACCATCGACGCCGAGTACCCCAACAAGATGCTGCTCGCCGAGGCCAACCAGTGGCCCGCCGACGTGCGCGTCTATTTCGGGGACGGCGACGAGTTCAACATGGGGTTCCACTTCCCGGTGATGCCGCGCCTGTTCATGGCCGTGCGCCGCGAGGACCGCACCCCCATCGTGGAAATCCTCCAGCAGACGCCGGACATCCCGGACAACTGCCAGTGGGCCATCTTCCTGCGCAACCACGACGAGCTGACGCTGGAGATGGTGACGGACGAGGACCGCGACTACATGTACCGGGAATACGCCATGGATCCCCGGATGCGGCTGAACCTCGGCATCCGCCGGCGCCTGGCCCCGCTCATGGACAACGGCCGCCGGCGCATCGAGCTGATGCACAGCCTGCTGTTCAGCCTGCCCGGCACGCCCGTCATGTACTACGGCGACGAAATCGGCATGGGCGACAACATCTACCTGGGCGACCGCAACGGCGTGCGTACCCCCATGCAGTGGACGGGTGACCGCAACGCGGGCTTCAGCCGCACGGACGGCGCGCGCCTGTATGCCCCGGTGATCTCCGATCCCGTGTACGGCTACCAGGCCATCAACGTGGAGGCGCAGGATCGCGTCAAGGCCTCGCTGCTGCACTGGGTGAAGCGGCTCATCAAGGTCCGCCAGCGCTACCCCGCCTTCGCCATGGGGAAGCTGCGCTTCGTCAACCCCGACAACCGCCGGGTGCTCGCCTTCACCCGCGAGCACGAGGGGCAGACCATCCTCATCATCTGCAACCTGTCCCGGTTCGCGCAGCCCGCGGTGGTGGATCTGCGCGAGTGGGAGGGCTACGTGCCCATCGAGCTCATGGGTGAGACGGAGTTCCCCCGCATCTCGTCCTTGCCATACCAACTGTCCATGGGGCCTTACATGTTCTTGTGGTTCCGTCTGGAAAAACCCCTGCCTGGGAGGACGCTCGCGTGACCCCTGTGGACCTGACCAAGCTGCCCGAATACCTGAAGCACCAGCGCTGGTTCGCCGGCAAGGCCTGGCCCATCAAGTCCGTGTCCGTGGTGGACCATGTGACGCTGGACTCGGAGGGCCCCTGCGCCTTCAGCCTCGCCGTCGTCGAGGTGACGTACGAGCTGGGCCAGCCCGAGCGCTACCTCCTGCCCGTCAAACCCTCCTCCGAGGGCATCCAGGACGCGCTCGAAGAGGTGGACTGCCTGCGCTCCGTCTTCACCCTCATCCGCGAGCAGCGCTCGGTGCCCTCCTCGTCCGGACACGTCCAGGGCGAGTGGATCTCCACGCCGGATGCGCACGTGGCCCTGCCGGATCCGCTGCCGGTACGCCGGCTCATGGTGGAGCAGAGCAACACCTCCGTCGTCTTCGGTGAGAAGGTCATCCTGAAGATCATCCGCAAGCTGGAGGCGGGGGTGAACCCGGAGCACGAGATGGGGCGGTTCCTCGCCACCCGCACCTCGTTCCGCTCCACGCCCATGCTCCTGGGGGCGCTGACCCTGGAGGGCAACGCGGGGGCCACCCTGGCGATCGTGCACCGCTTCGTGCCCAACGCCGTGGACGGCTGGAAGTACACGCTGGACCAGTTCCGCCGCGCCGGGGAGCTGGGCAGCACCTTCCTGGACGAGATGCGCGAGCTGGGCCGCCGCATCGGCGAGCTGCACCACGCGCTGGCCTCGGTGAATGACGATCCCGCCTTCGCCCCGGAGCCGCTCCTGCAGGAGGACCTCCAGCGCTGGAGCGCCTCCATCCTGGGCGAGATGGGCAAGACGCTGGCGGATGCCAGCCGGGTGCACGTGGACATCGAGAACCAGCGCGAGCGGCTGATGGAGCACGCGCGGCGGCTGGCGCACGTGGCCCCGTCCGGGCAGAAGATCCGCATCCACGGGGATCTCCACCTGGGCCAGGTGCTGCGCTCGGACAGCCAGTGGCTCATCTTCGACTTCGAGGGGGAGCCCGCCCGCAACTTCACCCAGCGGCGGGAGAAGTACTCGCCGATGCGGGATGTGGCGGGGATGCTGCGCTCGTTCGACTACGCGGAGGCCACGGTGATGCTGGAGGGCACCGCGCCCGGACCGCGGCTGGTCCCCACGCGCGAGGCCTTCCTCGCGGGCTACCGGGAGAGCACCCGGGGTGCCGCCTTCCTGCCGGCCGACGACGCGACGTTCGGGACGATGCTCCGCGCCTTCGAGCTGGAAAAGCTGCTCTATGAAGTCCGTTACGAATTGCAAAACCGCCCGGACTGGGTGCGCATCCCTGTCCAGGCCCTCTTGAGGATGGAGGAGCCGACGTGAAGAAGCCCGCCGAGCGACAGCAGATCGACACGGAGATTCAGGCGCTCCTCGAGCTGCGCCACTCCGAACCCCACCACCTGCTGGGCATCCACCAGGACGGAGATGGGGTGGTGGTCCGCGCCTACCGGCCCGATGCCACCGCCATCCACGTGGTGCCGGACTTCGGAGGCCGCGTCCCCATGACGCACCGCCGGGACGGCGTCTTCGAGGCGCGCCTCAACGGGCGCAGCCAGGTGTTCAACTACCTCCTGGAGGTGGAGTACCCGGGCAACAAGAGCTTCACCCTGAGGGACCCCTACAGCTTCCTGCCCACGCTGGGCGAGCTGGACCTGTACTACGCGGGCCAGGGGCGCCACGAGAAGCTCTGGGAGCGCATGGGCGCGCACCCCATCCACCACAACGGGGTGGCGGGCGTGTCCTTCGCGGTCTGGGCCCCCACCGCCGCGGGCGTCTCCGTGGTGGGTGACTTCAACGGCTGGGACGGCCGGCTGCACCCCATGCGGCGCATGGGCGCCTCCGGCATCTGGGAGCTGTTCATCCCCGAGGTGGGCGAGGGCACGCGCTACAAGTTCGAGATCCGCCCGAACCACGGCGGCGCGCCCCTGCTCAAGGCCGACCCGTTCGCCTTCCGCACGGAGGTGCCCCCGGCCACCGCCTCGGTGGTGCACGCGCTCAACCGCTTCTCCTGGTCGGACACCCCGTGGATGTCCGCGCGCGCCGAGGGCGAGCCCACGCACAAGCCCTGGAGCGTATACGAGGTCCACATCGGCTCCTGGCGGCGCGTGGTGCAGGACGGGGACCGGCCCCTGACGTACCGGGAGCTGGCGCACGAGCTGGGTGACTACGTCAAGCGCATGGGCTTCACGCACGTGGAGCTGCTGCCCGTGTCGGAGCACCCCTATGGCCCCTCCTGGGGCTACCAGGTGGGCAACTACTACGCGCCCACCGCCCGCTACGGGCACCCGGATGACCTGCGCTACCTCATCAACCACCTGCACTCGCAGGGCATCGGCGTCATCGTCGACTGGGTGCCGGGCCACTTCCCCCGGGATGCGCACGCGCTGGGGAACTTCGACGGCACGGCGCTCTACGAGCACGCCGACCCCCGGCAGGGCTCGCAGCCGGACTGGGGCACCCTGGTCTTCAACTTCGGGCGCAACGAGGTCCGCAACTTCCTCATCGCCAACGCGCTCTTCTGGCTCGAGGAGTACCACGTGGATGGGCTGCGCGTGGACGCGGTGGCCTCCATGCTCTACCTGGACTACAGCCGCAAACACGGCGAGTGGGTCCCCAACCGCTGGGGCGGCCGCGAGAACGAGGAGGCCATCACCTTCCTGCGCGAGCTGAATGATGCCGTGCGCCGCAATCACCCGGGCGTGGTGGTCATCGCCGAGGAGTCCACCGCGTGGCCCAAGGTGAGCCAGCCCACCCACGAGGGCGGCCTGGGGTTCCACTTCAAGTGGAACATGGGGTGGATGCACGACACGCTGCTGTACTTCTCGAAGGACCCCATCTACCGGCAGCACCACCACAACAACCTCACCTTCGGCCTGCTCTACGCGTTCAGCGAGAACTTCATGCTGCCGCTGAGCCATGACGAGGTGGTGCACGGCAAGGGCTCGCTCTACGGCCGGATGCCGGGAGACCCCTGGCAGAAGCAGGCCAACCTGCGCGCCCTGCTGGCGTGGATGTGGGCCCACCCGGGCAAGAAGCTGCTCTTCATGGGCGGCGAGTTCGGCCAGCCCAGCGAGTGGAGCAGCGACCGGAGCCTGGACTGGCACCTGCTGGAGGACCCGGGCCACCGGGGCATCCAGTCCCTGGTGGCGGACCTCAACCGCCTCTACCGGGAGCTCCCCGCGCTGTACGACGCGGACAGCGAGCCCATGGGCTTCCAGTGGGTGCAGCCGGATGCGGCGGCGGCCAACACGTTCGCCTTCATCCGGCGCTCGCGCACCCCGGGCCGGCACGTGGTGTGCGTGGCCAACCTGTCCCCGGTTCCCCGCGAGAACTACCGCGTCGGCTTCCCGCGCCACGGCCACTACCAGGAGCTGGTGAACACGGATGCCCAGGAGTACGGCGGCTCGGGCATGGGCAACGGCGGGCAGATCCACACGGAGCCCCAGCCCTGGGATGGACAGGAAGCGTCCGCGCTGCTGACGCTCCCGCCCCTCTCGGTGGTGTGGTTCGCCCCAGGCTGAGCCGGGGCGTTCCACCGCTTCACCGGCGGCGGGGGGGAGACCCCCTCCCCGCCCCCGGGCCCACGGCTACGGCGTGGCGCACTTCGCCGGACCGAGCGTGGCCGCGAAGTAGTACTTGTAGAGGTCCGGCGAGAGCGTGAAGTTGCAGGTGTTCACGGTGGCGGGGTCCAGGTCCGCATGGGCCCCGATGTAGCGGGCGATGTAATCGCGCACCCCATCGGCGGAGGTCCACAGCACCCTGCCCTCGCGGAACATGGCGAAGCCGCCCCCGCCGCCCGCGCGGTAGTTGTTGATGGCGATGCGGAACGCCTGGTCATCGGTGACGTCCTGGCCCTTGAAGCGCAGGTGGGTCAGGCGCGAGCCCGCGGGCTTCGTGAGATCAAACCCGTAGTCGATCCCCGAGTAGATGTCCCAGTTGTAGGTGCGCGCGTTGGCCTGCTTGGCCAGGTCGGGCTTGGAGGCATCCGGCGGCGCGCTGGGGTTCCACGGGTTGAAGAACTGGGCGTTGGCCTCCAGGGCCCGGCGCAGGATGGAGCCGTTGATCTCCATCACGTACAGCGTGTTGTCGTAGATGTAGATGCTGTACGCATCGCGCAGGGTGACGGGGCCCGCGGGCAGGCCGCCCGTGTCGCTGAAGATGGCGGCGAGCGAGAAGTCCACGGGGTAACCCTCCGCGGCGGCGGACTCCTCCTGTACGGTGTTGATGAGGTCCGCCAGGGCGCTGTCCCCATACCGGGCGGCATACCCGCCGGGGAACGCGGCCCGGGTGGTGCCAATGCGCGCCTCCACGTAGGAAAGCGTCGTCTCATGGTGGCTCCGGGTGAGCTGGGTCACCTGGGCATCCTCGGCGACGGTGGCGTCCACCGCGGCGAGGCGCGAGTCCTTGCCATCCACCGTCCAGCGCCCGTCCTGGTACTTGAGCGAGAGGTCCACCTGGCCCAGGTGGCTGCCCCAGCGGTTGGGCTGGATGAGCAGCACCTCCTGCCCCTGGGTGTTCTTCAGCAGCATCTTCGGGATGGGCTGGTGGGTGTGGCCCGTGAGCAGCACGTCGATGCCTTCGACTTGCTGGGCGATCTGCACCGCCTCGTTCTCACCGGGCAGGTTGCCCCGGTCGGTCCACTTTGAGGAGTCGGCATAGTCCACCAGCCAGGTGGCGGGATCATTCGCCAAGCCCGTGGGCTGCTTGTCCGGGCCCGCGTGGATGGCCACCACCACGACGTCGGCCCCCTCCTGCCGCAGCTTCGGCACGTACGTGCGCGCCGTCTCCAGGGGGTCGTCGAAGCGCAGGCCGGGGATGTTCTCCGGGCGCTCCCACGTCGTCACCCCGGGCGTCACCAGGCCGAGCACGCCCACCTTGACGCCGCACACCTCCTTGAGGAGGTAGGGGGTGAATGCCTCGCTGCCGTCCGCGGTCTTGCGCACGTTGGCGCCCAGCAGCGGAAAGCCCACCTCGCTCTTGAACTTGTTGAGGACCCCGAGGCCGTAGTTGAACTCGTGGTTGCCGAGCGCCATGGCGTCATAGCGCAGCTCGTTCATGGCCAGGGCCATGGGGTGCTGGGGGGTGTTGTCCACCAGGGAGTAATAGGTGCCCAGCGGCGTGCCCTGGATGGTGTCCCCGGTGTCGATGAGCAGGTTGCAGTCCGGGTTCTCCGCGCGCGCCTTGCGGACGAGCGTGGCCACCTTGGCGAGCCCCCGCGAGGCATCCGCGGTGCCCGTGAAGTAGTCCCAGGGGAAGATGTTGGTGTGCAGGTCGCTCGTCTGAAGCAGCCGCAGCGTGCGCGGAGAGGTGTCCACGGGCGGCTTCCCCTCACCGGGAGGCTCCGGATCGTCGCCACAGGCGGTGAATTGAAGCAGGGCACTGGCACCCAGGGTGGCGACAAGGGCCGCCCGGCGAGTGCGCGCGGAAGAACGCGGAGACATAAGGGATGACCTCGGCAGGGAGAGACCGGACCCAACCGGCCCGGTCCCTCCACCCTATAACCGAAGGCACCCACGCACACCCGCGCACCCAGGCGCAGGAAAGCCCGTCAGCCCTCCTCACCCCGGCGCAAGCGCTCGATGTAGTCCGCGGGCAGCCCCGCGCTCTGAGCCCCACGCACCAGCGCTTCCACGAAGCGGGGGCTGATGGCGCCCTCCTGGGAGGCCCTCCGGGGGGCGGTGGTGAAGGCGGTGGCCTCCAGCGCCTGGCCCTCCACGCGCACGCGCACGGGGCGCTCGATGCACATCCCCGTCACGAAGCCTTCCTTGTGCTGGATGATGGGCCAGTCCTGGCCGCGAATCTCGAAAAGGCGGCCAAAGAGGCTTTTACCCGGCTGGTCCGTCAGCCCCGCCACCCGGCCTCCCCACCAGCGGGAGGGAAAGTCGTAGACGAGCGCCACGTCCAGCGCCTCGGCGAGCCGGCCCTCGGGCAACTGGAAGAAGTCGTACGAGTGCTGCGAGCGCCACTCCTCGAAGGCGGCCCGGTCCAGGATCGTCGAGTAGGCGAAGTACAGCCGGGAGACGGAAGGATCCGCGGCGTTCCGCGCCTTCATGACCTGATCGTAATGAGAGTCCATGCCGGACCCTTACGACACAAACGCCCGGGGCGGGAAGGCTACCTGCGCTTCTCCCGGCCCCTTCCGGACTCCTCGCGGAAGGCCTCTAGCACGCCCCCCACGTCCAGCCGCGCCGTCTTGATGAACAGGCGGATGGCCTTCTCCACGTGCGCCGCGAGCGTGGCCATCTTCTCCAGGCGCTGGAGGCGCTCGGCCGGCACGCCGCCCACCTCCTGCGCCAGCCGCCGGGCCTCGGCCAGGTCCGCGCGAATCCGCGCCACGAAGCCCACCTCGCGCTCGGCGATGACGTGCGTCACCATGCGCACCAGGTCCGTCTCCGCCGCGTAGCGCCAGATGGTGTCCTTCGGGGGGCGCACCCGCAGCACCACGCCCCAGCGCTCCAGGTCTCTCAGGAGCATGGAGACGCCGCCCTTGGACAGCTCCAGCTCCCGCTCGATTTCACCCGCCGTGAGCGGCTCGCCGCGCAGGTAGAGCAGCGCCCAGACCCGGCCCTGGTTGCGCTTGAACCCCCAGAACTCGATGACGTTGCCCACGGCCTCGACCGCCAGGGCCTCCCAGGGCGCCAGCGAGCCCGTGGCCGGCACGGCGGCCGGAGCCGGCGCGGCGTTCCCCCCCGTCCACAGGTACCCCTTCATGCAACCTTGCTCCGGACCTGGTCCGTGATGCCGCTGGAGAGCCGGCGCGCCCAGCTCACCAGCTCCGCGCCCCCAGCCGAGTCCGCGAAGGGCCCCAGGTGGCCCAGGGCCGTGTCGATCTCGGCGTTCATCTGGGCCAGCGACTGCTCCACGGCGCCACAGGCGATGATGGCGGCGCCGATCTCCTTGGTGCGGTCCGCGGTGATGGAGGAGAACGCCCACGCCTCCTTGAGCTTGCGCCGCAGCTTGTCGTCCTTCTCCACCGCCAGGAGGATGGGCATGGAGGGCGTGCGCGACTGCAGGTCCGCGTACTGGGGCTTGCCCACATCGGTCCCGAGGACATCCCGGATGTCGTCGGCGATCTGGAAGGCCACGCCCAGGTGGCGGCCGAACCCATCGAAGCTCTTCACCGCCTCGGGCCGGTTGGCCAGGATGGCGGCCGCGTGGCCGCACCACCCGAAGAGCGAGCCCGTCTTGCCCTCGGCGATGTAGCGCAGGCGCGGCAGGGGCAGGTCCATCACCCCACGGGCCTCCACCTCGGTGATGGCCGCGCGGGTCATCTCGGAGACCACCGACATGGCGGTCCGGGACAGGCGCTCGTCGAGCTGCGCCAGCCGCAGCAGCGTGGTGGACAGGATGAGGTCACCGCTCATCACCGCGACGATGTTGCCCCAGCGGGCGTTCACCGTGGGGCGGCCCCGGCGGAACATGCCCGCGTCCACCACGTCATCGTGCAGGAGGCTGGCGGAGTGGATGAGCTCGGCCGCGACGGCCACCTCCACGAGGCGCTCGGAGGGCAGGTCCACCGCGTCCCCGAAGAGGCTCACCAGCATGGGGCGCGCCCGCTTGCCGCCGCTGCCCAGGCACAGGTGGCGCGCGGCCTCCATCAGCGTGTCGCCCGTCACGCCCGGTCCAGCGTCCCCGTCCGCCAGGGCACTGCCCAGCCGCTGTTCCACGAGTTCGAGAAAATGAGCCAGCTTGCCAGCCGTATCCATGGGCAACGTCTCCTCGGCGCATTCATATAGTTCAAGACCACGTGAACTGCATCCGAATCCGTGGTTTCTCTTGGCACTCCAACGGGAATGCCGGAACAACCCGGAGGGCTGGTGACTCAGCAGGCGGCCCAGGTCCCCTCCCCGGGGTCCGGTTGAGTCTTCCGCATGCCCGTGAGAGAGGAACCGGGTTCCTCTTTCTCACTTGAGCCGCGTGCCTTCCGTCGCCCTCCGCCGCCACGTTCTGCGCAGCTTCGCCGCGCTTGCCTCCGCCGTCCCGCTGTTCCGTCCAGGCAGCTCCCTGCCGGGCTCCGCCGCGCCGTTGCTGGGCGCGCCGCCCCCCACGGAGCGCCCGGTCCCCACCGCGCCGCGCCGCGTCCTTCGCCGGACGCTGCGGGCCTCGGTGACGGAAGGCATGGTCACGGAGGTGTTCACCGCGTGCGCGGGTGCCACGGCACTCACCGCGTGGGCCATCGCGCTGAAGCTGGGGCCCTTCCTCGTGGGGGTGATGACGGCGCTGCCCTTCTTCGCCCAGTTCATCCAGTTCCCGGCGGCCTGGCTCACCTCCACCTTTGGCCACCGGCGGGTGGCGCTCACCGCGGTGTTCCTGTCCCGCGTGGTGATGTTGCCCCTGTGCGCGGTGCCCTGGCTGCCGCTGGAGCTGGCCGGGCAGCAGCGGCTGCTCGTCGGCATCGCCGCCGCCTCCGCGGTGCTGGGCGTGGTGGGCAACAACGCCTGGGTGGCGTGGATGGGGGAGCTGGTCCCCAAGAACCTCCGGGGCCGCTACTTCGGCCGGCGCACCGCGCTGTGCACCATCTCGGGCACGCTGGCCTCGCTCGCCGCGGGCGTGCTGCTGGACCGCCTGCGCGGCGCCGAGGGCCCGGGCCTGGCGCTGCCCCTGCTGGCGGCGTTCGCGTGCGTCGTGGGGTTCATCACCACCTACATCATGTCCCGGCAGCATGACCCCGCGCCCGGAGGCACCCCGTTCCGGTTGGATCTCCGGGCCACGCTGATGCCCTGGAAGGATGCCCGCGCCCGCCGAGTGCTGCTCTATCAGGTGACGTGGAACGCGGCCGTGGGGCTCTCGGCGCCGTACTTCGCGTTCCACATGATCAAGAACCTCCAGATGACCTTCGTCATCATGGCGCTGCACGCCGCGGCGGTGGCCGGGGTGCGCGTGCTGACTGCGCCGTTGTGGGGCAAGGTCATCGACCGGGTGGGCGCGCAGCCGGTGGTGATGGTCTGCTCCCTGGGCATCTCCACCATTCCCCTGCTCTGGCTGTTGCCCGCCCAGGGCTCGCTGTGGCCCCTGGTGTTCGACGTCCTGCTGGCGGGAAGCCTCTGGAGCGGCCACGGACTGGCGGTGTTCGCGCTTCCGCTGGCGGTGGCCCCGCGCCAGGGACGGCCTTTCTACCTGGCCGCCTTCGCCACCACGGGAGGCCTGGCGTACGCGGCGGCCTCCGCGATGGGAGGCGCCCTGGCGGGAGCGCTGCCCGCCACCTTCACGCTGGGCAGCCACGCCTGGGTGAACTTCCACGTGCTCTTCGTGCTCTCCGCCCTGGCCCGCTTCGGCGCCGTCTTCTTCGCGGCGCGCATCATCGAGCCGGATGCCCAGTCCGTGAGCTCCCTCGGCGCGCTCTTCGGGATGGCGAAGGTCCGTCTCCGGGCGCTCCCGGCCCTCGTGGGAGCCCGAACCGAGCGCCGCGAGGCCTGAGCGCGGCACGCAAGGAGACCTGCCTGCCGGGCAGGCCCTCGCCCGCTCCGGGACGCTGCTGGAGCAAGCAGCGCGCACCGGCTTGGTCCCGGCCCCAGATTGAGGGGCACGGATGCGAGCCTTTCATCCTTCATATTGGTGGGATTGTTTCCTCGCGTCGGACCCGGACCTCGGCCGCCTGAAGATGGGGCTGCGCGCCCTGCTGGGGCTGGGGCTGACCCTGGCGTCCCTCGCCGTGCTGAGCCCGCTCGTGCATCAACCCATGTCCCTGGGGATGGTGGGGATGATGGTGGGGATGATGGCCTCGGTCTCGGTGCAGGACCCGCTTCCCCGGCAGGAGCGGCTCACCCTGCTGTGTGTGCCCGGGGTCGCCGCGGCGGCGGTGTGTCTGGGCGCCGTCTCCGCGCTGAACCTGGTGGTGAGCTCCCTCGTCTTCCTGGGGGTGATCTTCCTGGCCGTCGCGGTCCGGCGCTTCGGCCCGCGCGGAACGGCGCTGGGAACGATCGCCTTCATGACGTTCTTCTTCTCACTCTTCGTGCATGCCCGTCCGGCACAGCTTCCCTGGATGCTCGCCAGCATCGGGATTGGCGGCGCGGTGGCCTATGGCGTGCGGGCCTGGGGGATTCCCGAGCGGCCCTTCGCCTCGCTTCGCAGGACCCTGCACGTCTACCGGCGCAGCATCCGCCTGTTGCTGGCCGAGCTCGCGCAGGTGCTCCAAGCGCCCGAAGGAAAGCTCCCGGAGAAGCGGATCCGCCGGGCCTTCCGCCGGGTGAACGAAGGGGCGATGGAGATCGAGCAACACCTCGAACGCGTGCCTCAGGAGGACCTGCCACCGGGGCTCTCCAAGGAGGAAGTCCGCTGGCACCTGCTCGAGATGGAGCTGTGCGCGGAGCGGCTCGCGTCAGCGGTCTACCAGGGGCTCCACCCGGACAGCCTGGCCCCCGCCGAGCGCCGGGAGCTGCAAGCCAGGATGACCGCCCTCTGGCGTGAGCGCCGCGGCCCCCAGCCCCTTCCCTTCCAGGAGTCCTCTGCCTCCGCGGCGAAGATCCAGCGCGCGCTGGGCAAGCTGCAGGAGGTGATGGCCCTTCCCCTTCTGCCGCATCCCGGGACGTCCCGCATCCCCGCCATCGCCGCCGCGGAGCCGCTTCCGGAAGCAGCGGCCCCTCGGGCCCAGCCCCCGAAGCTTCATGCCGCCACCCGCCAGGCCATCCAGGCCACGGTGGCGGGCGGCCTGGCCATGATCGCGGGCCACGCGCTGTCGAGCACCCGCTGGTACTGGGCCGTGGTGGCCTCGTTCGTGGTCTTCAACCGCGCCTCCACCCGGGGAGACATCCTCCTCCGGGCCTGGCACCGGGCCCTGGGCACCGTGGTGGGCGTGCTGGCCGGACTGCTGCTCGCCACGAGGGTGAGCGGCCACCGGGACCTGGAGATCGCGCTGCTCTTCGCCTGTGCGTTCCTCGGCTTCTACCTGCTGCGGCTCTCGTATGCGTGGATGGTCTTCTGGTTCACCACGCTCCTGGTGCTCCTCTACAGCCTGACAGGGCGTTACTCGGCGGACCTGCTGTACCTGCGGCTGTGGGAAACGTTGGCCGGTGCGGGCATCGGGGCCGTGGTGGCGGGGGTGCTCCTGCCCTCGCGCACGAGGGTCCGCGTCTGGCAGAACGCGGCGGAAGTCCTGCGCAGCGCCGCCGCCTCCCTCGATGTGGTCTCGGCGCCCCCGGGCCCCGCGAATGGCCACATCCTCGTGGAGCGGGTGCGGCGGATTGACTCCAAGCTGCGGGAGGTTCGCGAGTCCGCGCGGCCCCTCATCGACCGGATGTTCTTCGTGGGGCAGGACACACGCCGCCTCGTGCATGTGCTCGCATCGATTGCCTTCTTCATCCGGCACCTCGAACCGCTCGGCGCCCCCTCCGGCGAAGAGGAGGCCCTGCGCAAGGCGGCGGCCAGGCTGGCGGAGAAGGCGCGCCTGCTGGCCTCGACCCTGGAAGACGGCAGCCTGGCATTGCCGCCGGGGTTGGACGACTCCCCGTTGAG containing:
- a CDS encoding MFS transporter, which codes for MPSVALRRHVLRSFAALASAVPLFRPGSSLPGSAAPLLGAPPPTERPVPTAPRRVLRRTLRASVTEGMVTEVFTACAGATALTAWAIALKLGPFLVGVMTALPFFAQFIQFPAAWLTSTFGHRRVALTAVFLSRVVMLPLCAVPWLPLELAGQQRLLVGIAAASAVLGVVGNNAWVAWMGELVPKNLRGRYFGRRTALCTISGTLASLAAGVLLDRLRGAEGPGLALPLLAAFACVVGFITTYIMSRQHDPAPGGTPFRLDLRATLMPWKDARARRVLLYQVTWNAAVGLSAPYFAFHMIKNLQMTFVIMALHAAAVAGVRVLTAPLWGKVIDRVGAQPVVMVCSLGISTIPLLWLLPAQGSLWPLVFDVLLAGSLWSGHGLAVFALPLAVAPRQGRPFYLAAFATTGGLAYAAASAMGGALAGALPATFTLGSHAWVNFHVLFVLSALARFGAVFFAARIIEPDAQSVSSLGALFGMAKVRLRALPALVGARTERREA
- a CDS encoding FUSC family protein; translated protein: MRAFHPSYWWDCFLASDPDLGRLKMGLRALLGLGLTLASLAVLSPLVHQPMSLGMVGMMVGMMASVSVQDPLPRQERLTLLCVPGVAAAAVCLGAVSALNLVVSSLVFLGVIFLAVAVRRFGPRGTALGTIAFMTFFFSLFVHARPAQLPWMLASIGIGGAVAYGVRAWGIPERPFASLRRTLHVYRRSIRLLLAELAQVLQAPEGKLPEKRIRRAFRRVNEGAMEIEQHLERVPQEDLPPGLSKEEVRWHLLEMELCAERLASAVYQGLHPDSLAPAERRELQARMTALWRERRGPQPLPFQESSASAAKIQRALGKLQEVMALPLLPHPGTSRIPAIAAAEPLPEAAAPRAQPPKLHAATRQAIQATVAGGLAMIAGHALSSTRWYWAVVASFVVFNRASTRGDILLRAWHRALGTVVGVLAGLLLATRVSGHRDLEIALLFACAFLGFYLLRLSYAWMVFWFTTLLVLLYSLTGRYSADLLYLRLWETLAGAGIGAVVAGVLLPSRTRVRVWQNAAEVLRSAAASLDVVSAPPGPANGHILVERVRRIDSKLREVRESARPLIDRMFFVGQDTRRLVHVLASIAFFIRHLEPLGAPSGEEEALRKAAARLAEKARLLASTLEDGSLALPPGLDDSPLRPLESEARTPPPLELLLRRIDAALMELHDLVRGLHGTPGPHPTPMTSAPSR